AGACCCGACCGTTACGAGAGGATGTTCACCGCGCACACTGGCCCCGTCTTCTGCTGTGACTGGCACCCTGAGGACAGGTGTGTGCACACTTAACAAAACTAATCGTAATAATAGTACATATAGTACAATAATAGTACAATAGTAAAATTATGAATAATGAAATATGAAACTTACAAatctaaaaaattaaataaaaaagaaatagtaaaaataataatagtaaaattctaaataatgacttaagaaacttaaaagtgaaaaattaaaaatggaaaGATAAAAGGAGAAGGAAAtggtaataatgataataattattataataattataatagtaAAAGTCTAAATAATGATGTAAAGTTCATAAGTGCACATTTAAAAAGGGAAGAAAAAATAAGAAggaaataataacaataattctTACTTAAAAAATTGAAAGAATGATGATAATTATTCttactgttattattataaaattcgaaaaaatgaaataagaaaattaaaaaaggaTGATAAAATAAGAAggaaataataacaataataaaattcttaaacttaaaaaaatttaagaataataataataataattattattattactactattattattattaaaaaaatctaaataataaaacttaaacttaaaaaagtaaaaattaaaaaaggaagataaaataaaaggaaatagtaacaataataatagtaaaattctaaataatgacttaataaaCTTAATAAAAGTGAACATTTTGAAAAGGAAGATAAAATaaggaaataataataatgataataattattattataataattatattagtaaaattctaaataatgacttaaaaaaGGAAGAGGAATGAGaaggaaataataataaaaataataataataatagtaaagtTCTAATGTATGACTTAAgaaacttaaaattaaaatacaaaaagaagataaaataataatagtaatacaattataaataatgactaaagaaacttaaaaaagtgaaaatgtaaaaaaaaaaaaaaaaaaaaggaggatAAAATGAGAAGGAAATAATACTATTACTTATAATAATAGTAGTTTTCCAAATAATGACTTAAGAAACTTTTTCAAAAAAGTGAAAATAGTacaaaaagaaagacaaaataAGAAGTAAACAATAGTCATAATAGTAAAATTCTAAACAATTTGTTAGAAACTTAAAATATCTCATCTTAGCTAACTTGTGTGATGTTTTGTCTAATTTCAGTTGGTAAAAGGTTACACATTAACTTCAACCTCTTTGGCtctattgtgtatatataagtCTTGTCTGTCTCTTGTAGGGGTTGGCTCGCCACAGGCGGACGTGACAAGATGGTGAAAGTCTGGGACATGTCGACCAATCGCGTGAAGGAGATCTACTGCGTTCAGACCATTGCGTCGGTGGCCAGAGTGAAGTGGCGTCCGGAGCGGCGCTATCACCTGGCCACCTGCTCCATGATGGTGGACCACAACATCTACGTGTGGGACGTCCGCCGGCCGTTCATCCCCTTCGCCACATTCGAGGACCACAAAGACGTGACCACGGGAATCGTGTGGCGGCAACAGCATGACCCATACTTTCTTCTGTCGGGGTCCAAGGACAGCACTCTGTACCAGCACATGTTTAAAGACGCCAGCAGGCCCGTCGACCGCGCCAACCCTGAAGGACTCTGTTTCGGGTTGTTCGGCGACTTGGCGTTTGCTGCTAAAGAGAGTCTGATGACCGGTGAGTGACCCAGATAAAGTCTAAAATGTTTATCGACATTGATTTCTTATCAGAATATTGTCTTTCTTAATAGCTCCCCCTTCTGTAGGGGACGTGGGGCGTAAAACCTACCCAGGCGGCGATCGGCGGTACCCCATCTTCTTCTTCAAGAAGCCCGATGTGACGGCTCAGTTTGCGCAGGTGTCCAGCGCGCtcagtgtgtttgagagtgAAGCGGGCAGCAGCGTCGGCATGGACTGGTTCATTAGCACCGCGCAGAGTTACTTGCTTAGCGGGAAACCCTTCGCCGAGCTCTGTGAGCACAACGCTCAGGTCGCCAAGAAACTCAACAGACTGCAGGTACTTGTTTTGTCCGCTAAAGCACtttgatttaaaatattaaagaggacctataatgccccttttcacaagatgtaatataagtctctggtgtctccagaatgtgtctgtgaagtttcagctcaaaatactccacagatcatttattatagcttgtcaaatttgcccctatttgggtgtgagcaaaaacacgccgtttttgtgtgtgtccctttaaatgcaaatgagctgctgctcccaccccctttccagaagagggcggagctttaacagctcaacaacaacaaagctggagaatctcacgcagccaaaatgaggattgtcagtaacggtgttcagccttacattgttcaaaccggagtcgacactgatggagagactcaggaagaagttacaacttttagacgtttttGAATCATGGTTAgcggatacatttatgtagttgctgtggagttgattcaactcatccactagcatgtgccgtcatgttcatcttttgtgcaaatccagcgctgaattgatcctcgtttgtgaagcagtccgacgtaaaatgacggcatgatgataacaacactctactacaacaactcttcctcttctctaaagcagctcaacatggcctcaacccctttgttgtgtgttctcgggggtggggtttatgtaaattttgggggttttgatgtcaccaacccaggaagaagcttgttgtagtccctaccagctgtttgttgtagtccttaaacagcgagttctttaaaagaaaatatctccctttgcattgaactttgagcgttgtaactttgcagatgttgtttatgctcaaacagcaacattacacactaactaaagttaaaaaactgaaatcataatcaaggacccctttaactTGAAGTCCTCCCTGAGATTTTACATGTATATTGGAATAATTTACACTTATATTGTAACACATTCACATGTTCATGGTCCTCTGGTgttggttttcttttttatattttgtaaactTTATTTAGGTTTCTGAAGGCATTACGATACAAACCGAAATAAGTGgtaacaaacaaaataatgtaaaaattgtCAAAGATAAATATCCCTGATACGTAAAATACTAGAAGGTTTGGCATCTCAAAAGATGTCATCAAGAAGACATAAAGAAAAATAGATAAActaagtaaaaaatatatttaaaagattacttaaaaaaagttatgaaaATCTGATACAGTGCATTATTTTCCTAAATAAATCAAACTTGTCATTGTTGATACATCGTAATATGTATTATGTTCTCCAGTTCTGgttttctgatgtcacatgacatgcagataAGCAAATAAAACATCTctgtatcatttttatttaatttcatttttattattttagtgataattttttattttaaaaagtaaaattaaacatatttacaaattaaaaattatttatttatttgaataaaatttacatttttaattattagcttttcatcAATTCACAAACCCCTTCATAAACCCTTTTAGAAGACTGTTATTGAGTTttgatttgtgtttgtgtgctatACAGGAATCGACCACATGGACGATGCTGCGAATTATGTTTTCCGAGCCAGCTAATCCGTCCTTGTCAACCAATCACAATCTGAATAAGTCAGGAAACCTTCCGCTCGTCAACAGGTACTGATATTATTATCCAATGTGATTTTTCATTTCTGAATCCCAACCTCAGCATTGCTCAGTTCTGTCTTTTATCTGCATCCTGTACTGTAGCTTCAGTATGAAGGAGATGAGCGCTGCTCTCAATGagagaaacaaagaaaacagaCAAGACAACATACACAGCCTGGAGACCAACCTCAACAACAATGACGGTGAGACAGAAAACTGCAACGTGTTTGTTGATGTTTCACCAAGATACAGTCAGTTGGATTGTGTTTACAGTGTAAGCATTGTGTTTGCTCTCAGAACTTTTGCAtttccccaagaaactttgctttTGTTCACAAAATGTTGTGattcccagagaaactttgtgtttacCCAAGAAATGTTGTATAtgcttgcaaaacttttgtgttTCCCCGAGAAACATTGCCTTCACTCCCAAAACCTTTGCATTtcctgagaaactttgtgttcattCCCAAGACTTTTGCTTTTCTGAGAAACttttcaatcatttgtaagaCCTTTGCGTTTCCTGggaaactttgcgttcattcCCAAAACCTTTGCTTTCCCGAGAAACTTTGTTCACTCGCAAGACTTTTGTGTTTCCTGGGAAACTTAGCGTTCGTTACAAAAACCTTTGCTTTTCCTGAGAAACGTTGCGTTCGTTCCCAAAACCTTTGCTTTttccgagaaactttgcgttcactcacAAGACCTTAGCGTTTCCCAGGAAACTTAGCATTCGTTACAAAAACCTTTGCTTttcccaagaaactttgcgttcactcacAAGACCTTAGCATTTCCCAGGAAACTTAGTGTTCATTACAAAAACCTTTGCATTttccaagaaactttgcatttacTCGCAATGAACTCAAAAGTTTTGTGAGCAAGTGCAAAGTTTTGAGCGAATGTTTTCAAATGTGAAAAgctttgaaatatatttttctatatatttatttctatttttcaaatctttccatcaccatgtcctttttataaaaaagaaacgtaaattattaaaatcttaaaactCGATGGGCATTTTTATGATGAATAGACTTACGTCGTTCCAAACATACATGATTGTCATTGAGTAACATCTTAAATTTCATTCTGTTCTTCTAGAAAAGCAATCATATGACTTCAGGAGACTTACGCTCCTGGTCACTATATGTTTGCATTGTATTGAAAAGAGCAACTTGAACATTCTTCTAAACATGTTCCAGAGAAGACAAAAAGTCACACAGGTTGGGAATGACCTgtaaatcatgacagaattgtcttttttttggtgaaccaaccctttaaacACCTCAGGGTTAATGGCTTGGCTCGGGGGCTCAGTTATTATAGCGATGAATTTTGATTCTAGTAATTATGGTTCACTCCTCCAGTGTCTCCACGGCCTCTTCAGCTGTCAGCCCAGAGTTTTAACTGCCAGGAAAACCTTACAAACACTTAAACAGTGGATAAAGATCTCTGTTTCTGTGTGCAGAGAACGAGGAGACGGAGGGCAGCGAGGGTCAGGCGGAGTATCTGTTTGGAGACGCTGAACTTGATGATGATGATCTCTACAGCATGGAACACGACAACCAGGCAGGTTAGTCGACACCTCCAACACATCTCACATGTCTGTCatatataaatagaaaaaaacttaAGATTTCGGTCTGTCCAGCAGAGGAGCCTGAGTACCTGCTCCCTCAGGAGGCGTTCCCGTTACGGCACGAGATCATGGACCATCCCTCGGCCCCGGAGCCGGTGCAGGAGAAGCCAGAGTCGCCCCACGTGAGCGGCAGCGAGGCCGAGAGCACATGCCTGACTCCCATGGAGTCCATCAGTCTCATTTCAGTCTCGCAGCTGCTTTTCTCGCCCCACCTGCCGCCCAAGTTCTTCTGCCCCATTGTGAAGGAGATGCTGTGTTACTACGCCGAGCAGGGCGACGTGCAGATGGCCGTGTCCGTGCTGATCGTGCTGGGCGATCGCATCCGTAAGGAGATCGATGAACTCACGCAGGTGAGGCAGAGCGTGTGTGTAAGAACTGCTTTATTGCACATCACTCTGAAATGCTtcactctgattggtcagttgtgAGATTCTGAGGTCAGTTATTCCCTGATAATGACCCTTGTCAATAGCAACGCTGTATAATGACTGCTCATCCGGGTATTCGAGGCCTGTGCTTCTTTCATGTCTTTTGTATCACACAGTATGCGTTTTTCAATTCCACTGCGCTATTtctcattgtttttctatgcaaaCGCACTAGACAGGCatgtttgtttttcaggaaCACTGGTATATGTCCTACATCGACCTGCTGCAGCGGTTTGAGTTGTGGAACGTCAGCAACGAAGTGATCAAACTGAGCACGTGCGGCGCCATCATGTGTCTAAATCAAGCGTCCACCACTTTACACATCAACTGCAGCAACTGCAAGCGACCAATGAGCAACAAAGGCTGGATCTGTGACAGGTACGACCTCCAAGCAATGACTTTTATCTTGtctttcaaaatcattcagttcaagttcagttttttttttatctaatgcaccctaatgcatatatatatatatatatatatatatatatatatatatatatatatatatataataaaaattctaaagaaaaaaaactaaattattaaaatttaaaacagaaaatataaaaataaaatgtaattcaaaatattaacaaaaactctAATAGTATATTAATGATACTAAAATGACTGGGTTTTCAGTGTagtttaaaaatgcattattaataaattaaatgaaaattttatattacaataaaattacatttaagttgtaattatacattattacaagtatatttatttagttattatattatttcattatatagaaataaatgtgtatatatatatatatatatatatatatataatgattttatttaacaaatatatatatatatatatatatatatatatatatatatatatatattacaatatattacaatatattaatatattacaaagtgtatatatatatagatagatagatatatagatacaCAGAaagactagatagatagatagatagatagatagatagatagatagatagatagatagatatacacaCACTTTGTAATATATTACACACATACTTTGGGTCcacattaatatataaataaaattaatatattttattttaaattataataataaataaatgtatgttataattataaattattattattataacagtgaataaattattataatttactaTTATATCAtttgttaattaattttatttaatgtattataaattaataaaaataattaaattatactttaaaatattttggaaaatCATTTGGAAAAATTGTAAGAAATTCcccatatataatatatataaatatatataaatatatatatatatatataattgtgtgTATTGTATCCCTCCATAGGTGCCACcagtgtgcgagtgtgtgtgcgGTTTGCCATCACGTGGTCAAAGGCTTGTTTGTGTGGTGTCAAGGCTGCAGTCACGGAGGACACCTGGAACATGTGATGGAGTGGCTGAAACAGTCGAAACACTGTCCGGCCGGCTGTGGACACCTGTGTGAATACACCTGACACCAAACACACCTGGTCAAACTCTGGACGCTCTCTAAGCAGAGGACCAATCAGGCTGCTACTTATTACTATAACTAATGATCTGATGATAATCAAACTTGTAGAAGGGAATCTGTACACTCGAATGTGTGCTAAAACAATCAGcaagctttttttttagtttttggagatttgttttataaatacaaTCTAATGTATGTAATTGAATTACACTCAAGATGCCCTTGGTTTTGGGAATATGATTCATTTACGTTGAAAATACTctggaaaatgttgtaaatcAGATTATTTAATAAGAATCAATAAAGCCAGTCTTTGCTAGACATCTGTCTGAGTCTGTGATCATGAACACaccaaaaaactttaaaagtgaCTTTCTTTGGAAGAATTTGATCTAAATGTTAGCTGATTATATAAAAAGtttctttattctttctgtATCATCACTGTGTgtcatcactgtttcgaaacatttcaaaatttcaaaaaatttcaatggttcaccggtagagggcgatgataaagtgaacccatgaatcatgcagattcactgagaacaattgaacaagtgtctagggctttaccctatggttttacctgatctccaatcagttttatacatttgtagatgttttaattagacagtagaataatggtagttattaagaGCTCTTATTgacctgtttagcttgagccatggaacagagaaacaacccttgaaaattgataaaagaacacatgtTATACAGACACtatatatttaatcttattagatgattagttaattgcatttgattgattttactttcaataaaacttttgcaatacatttgtaaaagggtatttttaatgcatgtctGGCCTGAGTTTTTTGCATTTGCACTAAGGAGtccactaggggtcaccgtggagacgggtgtcagattgtttcgaagcctcgacACATCACGGCACATTTGCCTCAACTGCTTCAGTCACGAAGCctcgatctgcccatcactatgtttcgagtgaatagctagtggaatcgatctaatctaacagtgaatttagctggCAAAGTCAATGTAGCAGAATAAAAACAACGCCTAGTCcttttcactgcaacttcaaaggaagcaagTTGTCGAAACTAAcgctggatacctgaggtaatGTTATGTTACACTGTTTTGCTAGCCTGGCATAATGATCTCATCGTTACTTACCATTTATTCCGAGGGTATACTATGACtgagttaaaacagcccaaactaattttaatataataagtcaagggtcaagagctcaactaaaacaaacactcatctccacgatggtggcttaaaaattgtgatttttctcctttggggATTCTGCGTGTTAGTCTATATCGAATGTCTAGAAGACGtcaaaaaaagacgtcataaaaactcattctggcccctcagtggacgtcttttcaacctgagacaagacctcaaaaagacgtcttctggacgtaatttgctcagtgggTATTTTCAAggtcaagtttatttatatagccctttaaaacagcataaatgctgaccaaagtgctgcacaatataccaaacaaaacatcctcaTACAATACAAttgaaacagtaataataaaatataaaaaaacaaaacaaataaaagtaataaaattaaGACAGGAACATCAtgcaatataaaacaatatttaagaCTAAAAAATGTATATCAAATTACACATATGcctgagaaaaaaagtatgttttgaGAGAAGATTTAAATGTAGAAAGAGTAGGGGAAAGTCTAATAGACACAGGTAGGGAATTCCAGAGCTTAATACCATGAACTGAGAAAGCTCTGTCACCTTTGGATTTAAGTCGGGATTTTGGAACATTTAATATCATCTGGGTGGAAGATCTGAGTGTTCTCACTGGGGAATACGAATGGATAAGTTCTGAAATATAAGAAGGGGCAAGACCATGAATTGATTTGAATACAAatactaaaacattaaaatcaactCTGAAACGAACGGGTAGCCAATGAAGTGATGACAGCACAGGTGCAATATGTTCTCTCTTTTTTGTCCCTGTTAAAAAACGAGCCGCAGCATTCTGTACCAGTTGTAATCGCGAAAGCGAGGACTGATTTATTCCAGCATatagagcattgcaataatcCAGCCTGGTTGAAATAAACGCATGAATAATGATTTTTGaatatttgaatttttgaatatttttcagTTTGCGAAGTCCCCTAAGCTGCAGAAAACTGGCTCTAACTACAGAGTTGATTTGTTTATCAAATTTGAACTCAGGGTCAAGGGTAACTCCCAGATTTTTAACTTTATCACGAATGTTATCTTGAAGGGGGCCTAGGGTAGAACTTATGTTATTTAAAAGGTGTGAAGGGCCAAACAACATAACATCAGTCTTCTTCTGATTTAATTGAAGGAAATTATTGTCCATCCAAACCTTAATGTCCTCTAAACAAGCTAGCAGAGAGGAAACTGAATCAGTACCTGATTTTAATGGAAAATAGAGTTGAGTGTCATCGGCATAAATGTGATATGAAACCTTATGGGACTCAAAAATGAAACGAAGAGGGAGTAAGTATAAGGAAAATCAGATTGGACCAAGAATTGAGCCCTGGGGCACCACACAAGTGACAGGAACTGAGCTTGATGAAAATTCTCCAATTTCCACCAAAAAATTCCTGTTTGCGAGATATGATGCAAACCAATCTAGTGCACCATCACGAATGCCAACCTCAAGGTCTAATCTCTTTAACAGGATACGATGATCCACAGTATCTTTTAGTGTCCAAATACAGGACTGGCGTCCACTCCTCAGATGTTTAGTGTCTGTTTAGGCTCAAGTAAGTGTCTTCTCTTTAATTATGTTCTTCCAAACAGTTTGATGCTCATGCAAAGACTATGCAATATGTCTTACAgatttaaaaactttatttccAGACCTTAAAAGACTTGATTTATGTACATTTAATGTGACATAATTACACAACAGACTTTGTTTTCATAATTGAGAAATGTTGACAAGctgatttacataaaaaagatcatataaaattgatatttttacacattttatgatttttataatataaaactgaCAGTAGCTCCAAAAAATAAGACCATAAACCTGGATGTGCAGCTTAGGTCACAAATGGCCTTATTCATGAAACACCAGCAGAATGAATTTctatgtacatttttgtatttgaaCTGAATATGGCAGGTTTTGGCAAACAAGGCCCGATAAGTGGATTTAGAGCATATATAGGAtttaaagggttcacccaaaaatgaaaattctgtcatttattacttaccctcatgtcgtttcacacccgtaagaccttcattcatcttcggaacacaaattaagatattttagttgaaatccgatggctccgtgaggcctccatagggagcaatgtcacttcctctatcaagatccattaatgtactaaaaacacatttaaatcagttcatgtgagtacagcggctcaatattaatgttataaagcgacgagaatacttttggtgcggcaaaaaaacaaaataacgacttatttagtgatgggcgatttcaaaacactgcttcaggaagcttcggagcataaatgaatcagtgtattgaatcatgAATTGGATCGtgggtcaaaccgccaaactgctgattcgatacacagattcatttatgctccgaagcttcctgaagcagtgttttgaaatcggccatcacatttataagctttttttgccgcaccaaaagtattctcgtcactttataatattaatattgagccactgtactcacatgaactgatttaaatgtgtttttagtacctttatggatcttgagagagaggaagtgacattactccctatggaggcctcacggagctatcggatttcaactaaaatatcttaatttgtgttccgaagattaacaaaggtcttatgggtgtgaaacgacatgagggtgagtaataaatgacagaattttcatttttgggtgaactaaccctttaagataatAAGAGTACAGATATCTGAGGTTTGACTTATGAAAAAAAGACTTATAAGTCTTTAAATAGACATAAAACAAATCTAATCAGAGGTTTGATTGGTTGTACAGCAATAAAGAGTATCTGTGCTTGCAGTGTCCACACATGTATTTCTGTGTTGTACACACTGAATTCCTGACAGGCAGTTCAAATTCTCCAGCTCCGCCCTGTCCGACACAGCTCTGTCTGCGATTGGTCAGTTCTCATGATGCAGTCATGTACCATGTGACTTGAGCACAGGTGAGAGATTCTCTTCACCTGCTTGTCATGTTTGGCCACCCTGCCATCAACTTTGCTCCTCGTTCGGCCCGTCATCGCCATCCAAACTCATGTCATACTGGACCGACACGAGATCTCCTCTCTGGCTCATCCCTGCAGCCGTTTTTGTGTTCAGGGTGGTTTCTCACCCTCCGTCATTAAAAAGCGAGTGTCCTGCAAGGATAAACAGATCAATTAGATATCAGAAATcagtaagatgtttttaaaagaagtctcttctgctcacaaaggctgcatttatttgatcaaaaacacagtaaaaacagtaatattgtgaaatattattacaatctaAAAGAACCTAGTTtcctatttgaatatattgtaaaatgtaatttattcctgtgatgtaaagctgaattttcagcatcgttactccagtcttcagtgtcacatgatccttcagaaatcattctaatattcaaATTTGCAgtgcaagaaacatttattattcttatcaatgttgaaaaccgttTCTTGTTGAAAACCCTTTCTGTAATCTGTTTTGAATACTGTCAAAACAGTTTGTGTACACAAAGAGACTTCCATTGTTTTACTTCATAGAAATGTTTATGTACACATAATGaggctttgtgtgtgtgtgagagaaaccgaCCCATTGACAGCCACTAGGATTCTTCCCAGTTGTGCGAGCTTTTCTCTGAAGTGCTCAGATGCTGGAGACTGTGAAGGACTTCCTTCAGACTGTCAGCTGGACAGAGACGCACAATATGAATTCACACGTCCATGAGAAGGAAGCATTATACACACACGCAGAAGTCTTACCGAGCTCCGCCATATGAGCGTCCATGTTAGACAGCAGCTGAGAGCACGTGAACCCGTCGCCTAAAAGCACACAAACATCACAGCGGCTGTTAATATAACCGAGGTCTGACAgatcaacacatcaaaatactTCTGTTATACTGTTTTAATCCACAGCTCAACagtttgtgcacaaaaaatacCAATCTAATCACTATAGAAAAACTGATTTATAGTGATCAAGGACCAAGCATGAGATTCATATCTTAAGTGATAATATTTGCTTCTGTGGTTTGGAGCTAATATTTGGAGctctaatttattattatatatttattttttataggcaAATACACCAAtgatgtttttccctttttttaaatttgcaaaataattaactaaaaaaaaagtttcaagaAAAATTCTTGCAGGCAATTACAAAATATAtcaatgtatattaataataataataataaaaaaaggttttgacaAAATTGTAAGTAATTTCGCATGCAAATATTTTTTAGTTGGTGTGATTTCaatgacatttttataatatatttgtgtttACATTGCATTATTTGCAATGCATTCAGGGAATGAATTAGAGAATTTCCTCCTGTACATAGATTTATAGTTTAAatctttttcagattttttgcattttatgcaAATCAAATCATTGGCAGGTTCTGCACACCTTTCCCCGCCGCTCGACCGTCTTCCTGCGTGAGCTGTGTGTGCGCGTTGCGTAGAGCGTGTAGTTTTCCGCTCAGCGTCTGAACGCGTTTGGTGTTCTCCTGCAGCTCTGCCTGAACACTCTTCCACGCCATCTTCTCCTCCATCAGACATCCCTCCATCACGGCACGCAGCTCCTTCTCCTGAGACACCTGAGCCTGTAGAGACTCCACCTCCACACaacgctacacacacacacacatttataagcTGAAACAGGAAGTAAAGAAATGCTTAGAAGAACCACACAATAACTACAGCAAACTTGCAGTTATCATGTGGTAAATTTATTGCAATGTTTGCCACAAA
The nucleotide sequence above comes from Chanodichthys erythropterus isolate Z2021 chromosome 23, ASM2448905v1, whole genome shotgun sequence. Encoded proteins:
- the wdr24 gene encoding GATOR2 complex protein WDR24 isoform X2; this translates as MEKMTKVSAISGRTMFCHLDAPANAISVCRDATQVVVAGRNIFKIYGLEEDGFVERLNLRVGRKPSLNFSCADVMWHQMEENLLATAATNGAVVTWNLARPCRNKQEQLFTEHKRTVNKVCFHPTEVNMLLSGSQDGFMKCFDLRKKESVSTFSGQSESVRDVQFSMKDYFTFAASFENGNVQLWDIRRPDRYERMFTAHTGPVFCCDWHPEDRGWLATGGRDKMVKVWDMSTNRVKEIYCVQTIASVARVKWRPERRYHLATCSMMVDHNIYVWDVRRPFIPFATFEDHKDVTTGIVWRQQHDPYFLLSGSKDSTLYQHMFKDASRPVDRANPEGLCFGLFGDLAFAAKESLMTAPPSVGDVGRKTYPGGDRRYPIFFFKKPDVTAQFAQVSSALSVFESEAGSSVGMDWFISTAQSYLLSGKPFAELCEHNAQVAKKLNRLQESTTWTMLRIMFSEPANPSLSTNHNLNKSGNLPLVNSFSMKEMSAALNERNKENRQDNIHSLETNLNNNDENEETEGSEGQAEYLFGDAELDDDDLYSMEHDNQAEEPEYLLPQEAFPLRHEIMDHPSAPEPVQEKPESPHVSGSEAESTCLTPMESISLISVSQLLFSPHLPPKFFCPIVKEMLCYYAEQGDVQMAVSVLIVLGDRIRKEIDELTQEHWYMSYIDLLQRFELWNVSNEVIKLSTCGAIMCLNQASTTLHINCSNCKRPMSNKGWICDRCHQCASVCAVCHHVVKGLFVWCQGCSHGGHLEHVMEWLKQSKHCPAGCGHLCEYT